From a region of the Alnus glutinosa chromosome 1, dhAlnGlut1.1, whole genome shotgun sequence genome:
- the LOC133879634 gene encoding uncharacterized protein LOC133879634, which produces MAGHNDSVAAEKKSSEATNDIPTFNAENLQSNMKIIYYSRTFLSIIGGVIAGILGFTSLTGFIFYFLVMAITSVGLVAKAGFSIHSYFNSWNQVILDGFFGGLMSFVLFWTFAYDMVHIF; this is translated from the exons ATGGCGGGGCATAATGATTCAGTTGCAGCAGAGAAGAAATCTAGTGAGGCTACAAATGATATACCAACCTTCAATGCTGAGAATCTGCAAAGTAacatgaaaattatttattacaG CCGGACTTTTCTGTCTATCATTGGTGGTGTGATTGCTGGAATTTTGGGATTCACCAGCTTGACTGGGTTCATCTTTTATTTCCTTGTCATGGCAATCACTTCAGTTGGGCTAGTAGCAAAGGCAGGGTTTTCAATTCATTCGTACTTCAATAGCTGGAACCAAGTTATACTTGATGGATTTTTTGGTGGGCTTATG TCATTCGTGCTATTCTGGAC ATTTGCCTATGACATGGTGCACATATTCTGA
- the LOC133879642 gene encoding pentatricopeptide repeat-containing protein At3g48810 produces the protein MYLKEGSSLLLKVYKPSIPFVLNTNPILNPCKPQIEQNQSLFLKESEVENRLKREVDIVLALEYFKSIANSGTFKHTPLTYQTMIEKLGREKNQTDGVQYLLHQMKMEGIRCSEDLFVCVIKAYQRAGLAEQALKTFYRIREFGCEPTVKIYNHVLDALLSENRFQMINPIYSNMKRDGMEPNVFTYNILLKALCKNDRVDGARKLLEEMSKKGCSPDAVSYTTIVSTLCRLGKVEEARELVTRFKPVVSVYNALINGVCREYKFEEVFKLLAEMVDKGVDPNVITFSTVISSLCDVGNVGLSLAVMAQMFRRGCSPNIYTCTSLIKGYFLGGRQFEALEMWNRMIREEFAPNVVAYNILIHGLCSCGNMGKAVSVCDEMERNGCSPNVTTYSILIDGFAKNGNLVGASETWNKMITHGCYPNVVTYTCMVDVLCRNSMINQAHFLIENMTTEACPPNTVTYNTLIKGLCGIGRLDCALKVLDQMGSCRCSPNITTYNELLDGLFKVNRFKEAFELVREMEEREIGLNLVTYNIILRGFCRAGMPQETFQLLGKMLVGGIKPDAITYNTIIYVYCKQGKVRYAIQVFDRNSAAEEWHPDIISYTTLLWGISNWIGVEEANFYLHRMVNEGIYPNLATWNVLIRCFFSNLGHMGPIHILDDILGNG, from the coding sequence ATGTACTTAAAAGAAGGGTCTTCCTTATTGTTGAAAGTTTACAAACCTTCAATCCCCTTTGTGCTAAACACAAACCCAATTCTCAATCCCTGTAAACCGCAGATTGAACAAAATCAATCCCTTTTTCTCAAAGAAAGCGAGGTCGAAAACAGATTAAAACGCGAGGTCGACATCGTTTTGGCCTTGGAGTACTTCAAGTCCATAGCCAATTCAGGGACCTTCAAGCACACCCCATTAACGTACCAAACCATGATTGAGAAACTCGGTCGGGAAAAGAATCAAACAGATGGTGTGCAATACCTATTGCACCAAATGAAGATGGAAGGGATTAGATGCTCCGAGGacttgtttgtgtgtgtgataAAGGCTTATCAGCGAGCCGGGTTGGCCGAGCAAGCGTTGAAGACGTTTTATAGGATAAGGGAATTTGGGTGCGAGCCAACGGTGAAGATTTACAATCATGTATTGGATGCGTTGCTTAGTGAGAATAGGTTTCAGATGATTAATCCGATATATAGTAATATGAAGAGAGATGGGATGGAGCCGAATGTGTTTACATATAACATTCTCTTGAAGGCACTGTGTAAGAATGATAGGGTCGATGGTGCACGAAAGTTGCTTGAGGAAATGTCGAAGAAAGGGTGCTCTCCGGATGCAGTGAGTTATACAACTATAGTCTCCACTTTGTGTAGGCTTGGTAAGGTGGAGGAAGCGAGGGAGCTTGTGACGAGGTTCAAACCCGTTGTGTCAGTTTATAATGCTCTGATCAATGGggtttgcagagaatacaagtTTGAGGAGGTGTTTAAGCTGTTAGCTGAGATGGTGGATAAAGGGGTTGATCCTAATGTCATCACGTTCTCGACAGTCATTAGTTCTCTTTGTGATGTGGGGAATGTTGGGTTGTCTCTTGCAGTGATGGCCCAAATGTTTAGGAGAGGATGTAGCCCCAATATTTACACGTGTACTTCCTTGATAAAGGGGTATTTCTTGGGAGGGAGACAGTTTGAAGCTCTCGAAATGTGGAACCGGATGATTAGAGAGGAGTTTGCGCCCAATGTTGTTGCATACAACATTCTAATACATGGCCTCTGCTCTTGTGGGAATATGGGTAAAGCTGTATCTGTTTGCGATGAGATGGAGAGAAATGGTTGTTCTCCAAATGTGACTACATATAGCATTCTCATTGATGGCTTTGCAAAAAATGGAAACTTGGTTGGTGCATCTGAGACATGGAACAAGATGATAACCCATGGTTGTTACCCAAATGTTGTGACATATACGTGCATGGTGGATGTTCTCTGTAGGAATTCTATGATCAATCAAGCTCATTTTCTTATAGAGAATATGACTACCGAAGCTTGTCCTCCAAATACGGTTACATATAACACTTTAATAAAAGGGTTATGTGGCATTGGAAGATTGGACTGTGCTCTAAAAGTGCTTGATCAGATGGGGAGTTGCAGGTGTTCTCCTAACATCACAACATATAATGAGTTATTGGATGGCCTCTTTAAGGTAAATAGATTCAAAGAAGCTTTTGAACTTGTTAGGGAGATGGAAGAAAGGGAGATTGGGCTGAATTTGGTGActtataatataattttgcGTGGATTTTGTCGTGCTGGTATGCCTCAGGAGACTTTTCAGCTTCTTGGGAAAATGCTTGTAGGAGGGATTAAGCCTGATGCCATCACATACAATACTATAATTTATGTCTACTGTAAGCAGGGAAAGGTTAGATATGCTATCCAAGTTTTTGACAGAAATAGTGCAGCAGAAGAGTGGCATCCAGACATAATATCATACACTACTCTTCTATGGGGGATCTCTAATTGGATAGGTGTTGAAGAAGCCAATTTTTATCTTCACAGGATGGTAAACGAAGGGATCTACCCCAACCTTGCCACCTGGAATGTGTTAATTCGCTGTTTCTTTAGCAACTTAGGTCATATGGGGCCAATTCACATTCTGGATGATATCCTGGGTAATGGATAA